A region from the Vicia villosa cultivar HV-30 ecotype Madison, WI linkage group LG3, Vvil1.0, whole genome shotgun sequence genome encodes:
- the LOC131657537 gene encoding uncharacterized protein LOC131657537 — translation MRLRTGSTQTDKNEIAQFSDWLLRIGEGQISEPNDGTAEINIPPDILITEFDDPIVAIVNTTYPDFINNFQCVDYLKSRAILASTLEIVDQINDHILNLMPVNNAGEIRDYYSANSVDKSEIHDPAVVDILTPEFLSSLRTSGLPNHHLKLKVGIPIMLMRNIDQAEGLCNGTRLCITKMAAHVLEASIMGGKGLGNLVYIPRMDMSPSQSPWPFKLNMRQFPIIVSYSMTINKSQGQSLDNVGLYLPKDVFTHGQIYVALSRVTTKKGIKILIHDEEKKFREKTTNVVYKEVFNNV, via the exons ATGCGGCTACGAACAGGATCAACACAGACTGACAAAAATGAGATAGCACAGTTTTCAGATTGGCTTTTAAGAATAGGAGAGGGCCAAATATCTGAGCCTAATGACGGCACCGCCGAAATCAACATACCACCTGATATTCTGATAACAGAATTCGATGATCCAATTGTGGCCATTGTCAATACCACATACCctgatttcataaataatttccaatgtgttgattACCTTAAAAGTCGAGCGATACTTGCCTCTACACTGGAGATTGTTGATCAGATCAATGACCATATACTTAACTTGATGCCAG TCAACAATGCAGGAGAGATTCGTGACtactacagcgcaaattcagttgACAAGTCTGAGATTCATGACCCAGCAGTAGTTGATATCCTCACTCCAGAATTTCTAAGTTCCCTCCGAACATCAGGATTGCCAAACCATCACTTAAAACTAAAGGTTGGGATACCTATAATGCTCATGAGAAATATAGATCAAGCTGAAGGTTTGTGTAACGGCACAAGGCTGTGTATAACAAAGATGGCAGCCCATGTATTGGAGGCTTCAATAATGGGTGGTAAAGGTTTGGGAAATTTGGTTTACATACCTCGAATGGATATGTCACCATCCCAATCACCATGGCCATTCAAACTGAATATGAGACAGTTCCCTATTATAGTTTCCTATTCTATGACAATTAACAAATCACAGGGACAGTCATTGGATAACGTTGGTTTGTACTTACCGAAAGATGTATTCACACATGGCCAGATTTATGTCGCATTGTCAAGAGTAACAACAAAAAAGGGAATCAAAATACTGATacatgatgaagaaaagaaattcaGGGAGAAAACTACAAATGTTGTGTATAAGGAAGTTTTTAACAATGTCTAA
- the LOC131654912 gene encoding uncharacterized protein LOC131654912, giving the protein MAMKVKWHPRWKNCSVVMIIKNDPIIQQLKEKWGTDEEPIPIQTVVPETLEIKESVDEAKTDGNEDCELVTDLEITSEHKPDAVTPGGKRHLPAASSESIDLDGLHDGELSSNKLKKIIKMEKID; this is encoded by the exons ATGGCTATGAAGGTTAAGTGGCATCCACGCTGGAAGAACTGTTCCGTCGTTATGATTATAAAAAATGATCCTATTATCCAGCAACTTAAGGAAAAATGGGGAACAGATGAG GAACCTATTCCAATCCAAACTGTCGTACCTGAGACTCTGGAG ATTAAAGAGAGTGTTGATGAGGCTAAAACAGATGGCAATGAAGACTGTGAATTGGTTACA GACCTGGAAATTACATCTGAGCACAAGCCTGATGCTGTCACACCTGGTGGTAAGAGGCATCTTCCTGCTGCATCAAGTGAATCCATTGATTTGGACGGATTACATGATGGGGAACTGTCATCTAACAAGCTGAAGAAGATAATTAAAATGGAGAAGATTGATTag
- the LOC131657538 gene encoding uncharacterized protein LOC131657538, whose translation MSRPVERITEINDGKELWKIVVRIHHRWKVVSNNKEHFEMIFVDKLGDDIHAVVPAPHVSVFTDKCLLGHTYAVSNFKVVPYVLAFRASGHKYMIKFTAGTSVLDEDKHEIPPKSILFTSFSDIITGRFDKHVLIHVVGMVDSIGYAQTESGAKKQQISMMLRDHSNNMLNCTLWESYADQFIKFNKVRVAASLPTVVLLQYAKVKEEGKYPMSVTNTYNVTLLCVDADFPVMKDFIDRMPEESRVTLSEQLGGNSQYSSQSSENQQLTPMQKLFSKAVVLPIAEIIQLTDVTFCATVATTKLLVASPFGWYYRACHMCQSIARGDSPPLSVKLVMKPWLKSLGIRLKLRLLTGAKAAILSSGTENVKCCWVYLHRNFVTL comes from the exons ATGTCAAGGCCTGTTGAGAGAATAACAGAGATCAATGATGGAAAAGAGCTTTGGAAGATTGTTGTTAGGATTCACCACAGATGGAAAGTTGTCTCCAACAACAAGGAACATTTTGAAATGATCTTtgttgacaaattg GGAGATGATATTCATGCTGTTGTTCCAGCACCGCATGTGTCGGTGTTCACCGATAAATGCTTATTAGGCCATACTTATGCTGTATCTAATTTTAAGGTGGTGCCTTATGTTCTGGCCTTCAGGGCATCGGGACACAAATATATGATAAAGTTTACTGCTGGAACGTCTGTTCTTGATGAAGACAAACATGAGATACCCCCGAAATCGATTTTATTTACAAGTTTTTCCGACATCATAACAGGGAGGTTTGACAAACATGTTCTGATTC ATGTCGTTGGAATGGTGGATAGTATTGGTTATGCACAGACTGAGTCAGGTGCAAAGAAGCAGCAAATTAGCATGATGTTGCGTGATCAcag CAACAACATGTTGAACTGTACTCTGTGGGAATCATACGCGGATCAGTTCATCAAGTTTAACAAAGTTAGGGTTGCTGCATCACTCCCTACAGTTGTGTTGCTTCAGTATGCCAAAGTGAAGGAAGAAG GAAAGTATCCTATGTCTGTGACAAACACGTACAATGTGACCCTTTTATGTGTTGATGCTGATTTTCCGGTCATGAAAGACTTTATTGATAG AATGCCTGAGGAGAGCAGGGTAACCCTGTCTGAACAACTTGGAGGGAATTCCCAATATTCCTCCCAAAGTTCTGAAAATCAACAGCTCACTCCTATGCAAAAATTGTTCTCAAAGGCTGTTGTTTTGCCTATTGCTGAGATTATTCAACTTACGGAT GTTACATTTTGTGCTACTGTCGCTACAACAAAATTATTAGTAGCATCTCCGTTTGGATGGTACTATCGTGCCTGTCATATGTGTCAATCTATAGCGCGTGGGGACAGCCCCCCTTTGAGTGTGAAGCTGGTCATGAAACCATGGCTGAAGTCCTTAG GTATAAGATTGAAATTGAGGTTACTCACGGGGGCCAAAGCTGCAATTTTGTCTTCTGGAACAGAgaatgtgaaatgttgttgggttTATCTGCATCGCAACTTCGTAACACTATGA